The Citrifermentans bemidjiense Bem genome window below encodes:
- the tssK gene encoding type VI secretion system baseplate subunit TssK — MMPIERPVFWHQGLFLRPQHFQLSERSLQSQLAPYQLCLMPDFWGVQRMEIRCTAGGIPSLEISGAFLFPDGTYAVVPDNARVESRPVLEVALAGRDSCTVYLGLKKWSPAGHNVATLLPGDPLSKVATRFVADSDAPPRADLHAGGAQAEVRQMALALQLFWESELESLGDYLLIPVARLALRGETAVPSRDFIPPCITLAGSPALLDLLQEIREQLASRCRWLEGYKKERGIQAAEFGSKDLVFLLALRTVSRHLARLSHWIEAVEVHPWQVYGLLGELAAELTCFSESIGAFGESVADGGRLMPQYRHQELAWSFRLARDLIVQLLNEVTAGPEYALTLAFDGTWFASDLKPAHFQGHSRFYLVLNTNEDPKLVLASVATAAKLTARERLPLLISQALPGIALEYIPDPPRELPHRSTSLFFSIDSRCDQWKLVQKWNNIALSWDQAPADLEVQVMIVARS, encoded by the coding sequence ATGATGCCAATCGAGAGGCCCGTATTCTGGCACCAGGGGCTGTTTCTGCGGCCCCAGCATTTCCAGTTGTCAGAGCGCTCGTTGCAGTCGCAACTGGCTCCGTACCAGTTGTGCCTCATGCCGGACTTTTGGGGCGTGCAACGGATGGAGATCAGGTGCACGGCCGGCGGGATACCTAGCCTCGAAATCTCCGGCGCCTTCCTTTTTCCCGACGGCACCTATGCCGTCGTCCCAGATAACGCGCGGGTCGAGTCCAGGCCGGTCCTGGAAGTGGCACTGGCGGGAAGGGATTCCTGCACCGTCTACCTTGGCCTGAAAAAGTGGAGCCCCGCCGGCCATAACGTCGCCACCTTGCTCCCTGGCGACCCCCTCTCCAAGGTCGCTACGCGGTTCGTTGCCGACTCAGACGCCCCGCCCCGTGCCGATCTCCACGCAGGGGGGGCTCAGGCGGAGGTGCGGCAGATGGCCTTGGCCCTGCAGCTTTTCTGGGAGAGCGAGTTGGAGTCGTTGGGGGATTACCTGCTCATCCCTGTCGCCCGGCTCGCGCTGCGCGGCGAAACTGCCGTGCCTTCCCGTGACTTTATCCCCCCCTGCATCACCCTGGCGGGCTCACCCGCGCTCCTCGACCTGCTCCAGGAAATCCGGGAACAGCTGGCCTCACGCTGCCGCTGGCTGGAGGGATACAAGAAGGAACGCGGCATTCAGGCGGCCGAGTTCGGTTCCAAGGATCTGGTCTTCCTCCTAGCCCTCAGAACCGTGAGCCGGCACCTCGCCAGGCTTAGCCACTGGATCGAGGCGGTTGAGGTTCACCCTTGGCAGGTTTACGGGCTTTTGGGGGAGCTCGCCGCGGAACTCACCTGCTTCTCGGAGAGCATCGGTGCCTTCGGTGAGTCCGTAGCCGACGGGGGAAGGCTCATGCCGCAGTACCGGCACCAAGAGCTGGCGTGGAGCTTTCGGCTGGCCCGTGATCTCATCGTCCAGTTGCTGAACGAGGTGACCGCGGGGCCGGAATACGCCCTGACCCTCGCCTTCGACGGGACCTGGTTCGCCTCCGATCTCAAGCCCGCGCACTTCCAGGGTCACAGCAGGTTTTACCTGGTGCTGAATACGAACGAGGATCCGAAACTCGTCCTGGCTTCGGTCGCGACCGCAGCGAAATTGACCGCACGCGAACGGCTGCCGCTGCTGATCTCCCAGGCGCTCCCGGGGATCGCCCTGGAGTATATTCCCGATCCCCCCCGCGAACTGCCGCACCGCTCGACCTCCCTCTTTTTCAGCATAGACAGCCGCTGCGATCAGTGGAAGCTGGTGCAGAAGTGGAACAACATCGCCCTCAGCTGGGACCAGGCCCCAGCTGACCTAGAAGTGCAGGTCATGATCGTTGCCAGGTCCTAG
- the tssJ gene encoding type VI secretion system lipoprotein TssJ yields the protein MKRMLVAVLLALIGVGCSTGGGTVGARGSDSKDSVLFEIAADPQLNRYEKNSHALVLCLYQLSDADSFTRLAQGTEGMPKLLECGRFDGTVVHVRQVVVQPGQELKEIAERGNGARYLGIATGYYSTGKKKMTALATIPEDQRESVLRIELGAQEIGQVRVK from the coding sequence ATGAAAAGAATGCTTGTTGCGGTGCTGCTGGCTTTAATTGGTGTCGGTTGCTCGACCGGCGGCGGAACGGTCGGCGCGCGGGGAAGTGATTCGAAGGACTCGGTCCTGTTCGAAATAGCGGCGGACCCTCAACTGAACCGCTATGAGAAAAACTCACATGCGCTCGTGCTTTGCCTCTACCAGTTAAGCGATGCCGACAGCTTCACGCGGCTGGCCCAGGGAACCGAGGGGATGCCGAAACTTCTTGAATGCGGCAGGTTCGACGGGACGGTGGTGCACGTACGGCAGGTGGTGGTGCAGCCTGGGCAGGAACTGAAAGAGATTGCCGAGAGGGGAAACGGCGCACGGTACCTCGGAATAGCTACCGGCTACTACAGCACAGGCAAAAAGAAGATGACCGCGCTCGCGACGATTCCGGAGGACCAGAGGGAGAGCGTGCTCCGTATCGAACTGGGGGCACAGGAAATAGGACAGGTGAGGGTGAAATGA
- a CDS encoding twin-arginine translocase TatA/TatE family subunit, which yields MFGFGMPELIVILVILLVVFGPGKLPQLGASLGGAIRNFKKAQNEDGKVINPSDEGKQDQARKDQ from the coding sequence ATGTTTGGATTCGGCATGCCGGAGCTCATCGTCATTCTGGTCATCCTGCTGGTGGTTTTCGGCCCCGGCAAACTCCCGCAGTTGGGGGCATCGTTGGGAGGGGCAATCAGGAACTTCAAGAAGGCTCAAAATGAAGACGGCAAGGTGATAAACCCGTCGGACGAAGGGAAGCAGGACCAGGCCAGAAAGGATCAGTAG